From the Acidimicrobiales bacterium genome, one window contains:
- a CDS encoding crotonase/enoyl-CoA hydratase family protein (Catalyzes the reversible hydration of unsaturated fatty acyl-CoA to beta-hydroxyacyl-CoA), translated as ENGPLAVEAIKRSVRETEGLPEDEALKIELEIGWPIFGTEDAKEGPQAFAEKRPPVFRRQ; from the coding sequence GCGAGAACGGACCACTGGCCGTCGAGGCGATCAAGCGCTCGGTGCGGGAGACCGAGGGCCTCCCCGAGGACGAGGCGCTCAAGATCGAGCTCGAGATCGGCTGGCCGATCTTCGGCACCGAGGACGCCAAGGAAGGGCCGCAGGCCTTTGCCGAGAAGCGGCCGCCCGTCTTCCGGCGTCAGTGA